In the Paenibacillus sp. FSL R7-0337 genome, GAGCGTGAGATTCTGAAGCTTGCCGCCGCGGGCCGTAGCGCCGGTGAGATCGCCGCGGCGCTCCACCTCTCCTACGGCACCGTCCGCAACTACATCTCGGAGATCCTCAGCAAGCTTGCGGTCAAGACCCGGATTGAAGCCGTGCGGCTGGCGGAGGAGAAGGGCTGGATGTAGGACGGCCTGGGGTACTCTGTACAACTAAATCATCTGATGTACCGCCGAATCTCTATATAGCTGTATTTGGTGCAATTAAACTAACTGTTTATCCTGGATTTCACCCCTTTGGGGCTAACTTAGTTGTACCAATTGCAGCTACAGAAGACAAACTATGTTTTTGGCTGCTTTTAATCGCACGTAATACAGCTATGGGTGGAATGGTTAGCTCAATTGTATTTTATACAACAGATGTCCCCTGAATCCGCAGCAAATTCGATTCTGTTGTACTCTGTACAGCAGAAATCTGCGAAAGTGGTATTTTTGGGCAAATATACAAAATCTGCTGTACGAAATACAGCAGAAGTGAATTTTGTCCGGAATATTGAAGATTCTATTGCACTAAATACAATCAGGCAGAGTTATGCTGCTACAGGCAAGGCAGTGCCGAGTCACGAGGGCTGTTGTTATGTATAGCAGGGGGCGCCACGCCACCTTTCCTGCTAAGTCACCAGCGCAGCAACCCCTCTTAACTCTGGCTCTTCGCCTGCTCCTCGCGCATCCACTGGGAGAGCTGACGCCGCATCCGGAGGAACTCCGGCGAATCGGCGATCTCTTCACGGCGCGGGCGCGGGAAAGGGACCTCCACGGTGTGGAGGACGGAGCCGGGACGCCCCGAGAAAACATAGATGCGGGTGGAGAGCAGCAACGCCTCTTCTATGTTATGGGTGATGAACAGCACGGAGCGGCGGTTCTCCTCCCACAGCTCCAGCAGCCAGCGCTGCATCTGCTCGCGGGTCAGCGCGTCGAGTGCGCTGAACGGCTCATCGAGCAGCATCAGCTCCTGCGGCGCGAGCATGGCCCGCAGGAAGGCGGCCCGCTGCTGCATGCCGCCGGACAGCATGTGCGGGTAGGCCCGCTCGAAGCCGCCCAGGCCGATCTTCGCCAGCCAGTGGCGCGCAGCCTCGCGGGCCTCCCGCTTGGGGGCGCCTTGCAGCTCGCCGCCAAGCAGAACGTTGTCGAGCGTGCTGCGCCACGGGAACAGCGCGGGCTGCTGCGGCATATAGCTGATCTTGCCGCGCTGCCCGGTCACCGGGAGGCCGTTCATGCTCACCGTTCCGGTATCCGGCAGTGTAAGGCCGCCGATAATATGGAACAGCGTGCTTTTGCCGCAGCCGGACGGGCCGACAATGGAGACGAATTCCTGCGGCTCCACGGTTAGGGACACCTGATTCAGCACCTGCGTCTCCCGGCGACGGTGCGTGAACGATTTGGAGATGCCGCTGACTTCGAGCGCAGGCGGCACACTCTGAGTGCGCAGGCGTCCGTCTCCGTCCGCCTTCTCCAGTTCAATCCTCGTAAGCTCAGACAATTCGCCCAGCCTCCCTCTGTTCATTATGGTTACTTCTGTTGTGGATGATCCTTCTGTACACATTAAGCATCCTTACGCGGCTTCCAGCGCACCAGCCATCTCTCCAGCAGGGCAATGAGCGCGAATAATACGAGACTCAGCAGCACGATGATGGCGATGGCCACGAACATCCGGTCCGCACGGTAAGAGGACTTTTGCAGCAGCATATAGTAGCCGATTCCCTTGTCGGCGCCGATCCATTCGGCCACGACTGCGCCCATCACCGCATAGGTAGCGGAGATTTTGAGCCCGGAGAACAGGGAGGGCAGGGAGCCGGGAAGCTCCAGCCGGGTGAAGATCTGCCACTTGCCCGCACCGGCCATCTTCATATAATTCATCATCACCCGGTCGCTTTGGGCCAGTCCGCCCATGGCTGCAACAGCTACGGGGAAGAAGCAGACGAGGGTGATCAGGATGATTTTGGGCAGCAGACCGAAGCCGAACCAGATAATCAGCAGCGGGGCCAGCGCAATGGAGGGCACATTCTGGCTGAGGATCAGCAGCGGATAGATCGCCCGCTTGACCCAGGGCAGCAGGTGCAGCAGCAAGGCGGTGAGCAGGCCAATGCCTGTGCCGACAGGGAAGCCGATCAGGGTCAGCCGCAGCGTAGCAGCGGTGTGCTCCCAGATCCCGGAGGCGTTGTTCTTCGACTCACGCGCGATATCCGCAGGGCTGGGCAGCTGGTAAGCCGGGATGTCGAACACCATGACCGATAGCTGCCATATCCCGACAAAAAAGAGGACCGCCACAAGGGGCGGCCACACTAGCTTCCAGGTGCTTCTCACGGCCGGTATTTCTCCGTCAGCTTATCCATGCTGATGCCGCCCGGATTATGGGCGATCTTGATCTGTGAGATCACACTCGGACTGCCGGAAGCGATCAGCGCCTCATGCATGTCACGCACAATATCCAACAGATCGGACAGCTCACCTTCCATCGTGGTCTCCAGCGGATTCACCTGATGCTTCACGCCTGATTTCTGAATGACCTCAATGGCCTTGTCCACATAAGGGATAGAATCCTCGTTGTTCGGTGTCTTGGGAATGACCTGAATGCTGAGCAATGTATTAGCCATGATGAATCCTTCCTCTCAAGTTAAGTATAAGATTCCCGCTATGCGGGTTGATTATGATTCCGGCAAAAATTCATTCGTAAACGTACTCTCCGCATCCAGCGGCTTATCCAGCAGCTTCAGGCCGTACATCCAGTCGGCGTAATTCTTCCAGATCTCAAGCTTCTGCTCGCCCCAGCGCGGGGCGTCGTCCTTGTATTTCGGGCTAAGCCATTTCTGGCTGGCCAGCACCAGCTTGGGGTCCAGATCAGGTACAGCATCGGACAAGACCGTCGCGGCTTCTTCCGGGTTATCGATCGCGTACTGATATCCCTTGGACGTAGCCTTAAGGAAGGCCTTCACCACTTCAGGGCGCTGGGCGATTTCCTTCTCGCTAGTGGTTAGCACCGGGGTGTAGTAATCCAGCTGCGGAGCGTAATCCTTCAGATACAGCATATCCAGAGGTTCCCCGCGCAGCTCGGCCTCTACCCCGGTCCACGCATAGAAGATCCAGGCAAAGTCAATATCCCGCTTCACGGCTGTGAAAAAGTCCGCTTCGCCGATATTTACCAGCTTCACCTTGGAGACATCCCCGCCTTCGGGGTCCATGATGGCTTTCATGGCAGCCTGCTCCGCAGGGGAGCCCCAGCCTCCGTAGGTTTTGCCTTCGAAATCCTTCGGCGTCTTAATATTGCGGTCCTTCGGAGCCGCGAACCCGGAGGTATTATGCTGAATGATTGCAGCAATCGACACCAGCGGCACATCCTGCAGCCGGGCCAGGGTCAGGGCTTCCTGGGCACTGATGCCGAACTGGGCTTCGCCGGAAGTGACCATCGTATCGGACCCGGCAGCGCCAGGCTGTACAATCTGCACATCAAGACCTTCCTCCGCGTAATAGCCCAACTCCTTGGCAGCATACAGGCCGGTATGATTCGTGTTCGGCGTCCAGTCCAGGGCAATCTTGACCGGAGTCAGAGCCTTAGGTGCATCCGTGGGTGCGGCTGCGGTTGCATCAGGTGCAGCCGTGCTGTTCCCGGCAGCAGGTGCGCTGGCCCCCGCATTGCCGCTGTTGTTCCCGCCGCCACAGCCCGCTACGGTGAGCAGCAGCATGGAGCTGAGCAGTAGTGTGACTGTTTTTTTGACTCCCATTTCTCTTTCTCTCTCCTTCCAGCAACCCCTAGTCTTCAGAGCTTACAGAAACCTTATTCCTGTACATCCTTAGAATCAAAAAAGCGTCCCGATGATCGGGACGCCAGTGACTTGCGTGAGGGGACTTCAGCTTCAGTACTGCTTAAGGCACTGTGCCGAATGAAGATTCCTACGCTGGCATTATCCAGATCAGGTATAAGGGTCAGTATCTTGTGGGATACAATCTCAGCCGGCCAATTCCAGCACCCCTGGTTCTATAAAGTTCACGGGTATTGCTATGTTCTTACGGTGTATTATAGACGGCAGCTTCGACATTGTCCACCCTCTGTGTCTCAATCCCTCGTATAATGCCGCTTCTTGCGGCGGCTGCGGATGCCGTTCCAGATCTCTCTCAGCGTTAAGCCGACACTGACGGCGATCCCCGAGAAGGTCAGGAACAGAGCCAGATACTCGAACACGGAGTACTCTAGCATTTTGCTCCAGTCAATCTGGCCCTTCAGATCCTCGATCACCTGATTCATCCCGTAGATTCCGCTGATGACCGTAAATACCGTGAGCACCATCAAGAGCGTATCCCGCCGTTTGGCCTGGAATTTGTCCTGATACTGGAATAGGTCATTCAGGGTCATTTTCACCTCATCGAACAAGGCATCATTGCCATACACCTTACGCAGCTGAAAAAAAATCTCACGCCCCTGCGACTGCGAAATCAGCTCCAGGAAGTAGAATTTGGCCGAGAATTTGTTGATCAGGAAGATCAGATTCTCGATCTCGTCGTTATCGTGGTTGATGCGCAGTCGGGAGTGGAGGTTGGCGAGCTTCAGCAGTACGATTTTATGAAAAATACTCAGCAGCATTCCGTAAAAATACTCGCCGTACATCTGGCTGATCAGGCCTGCGGCAATCGCAGGCGTAGCCCGGCTCACG is a window encoding:
- a CDS encoding ABC transporter ATP-binding protein, which produces MNRGRLGELSELTRIELEKADGDGRLRTQSVPPALEVSGISKSFTHRRRETQVLNQVSLTVEPQEFVSIVGPSGCGKSTLFHIIGGLTLPDTGTVSMNGLPVTGQRGKISYMPQQPALFPWRSTLDNVLLGGELQGAPKREAREAARHWLAKIGLGGFERAYPHMLSGGMQQRAAFLRAMLAPQELMLLDEPFSALDALTREQMQRWLLELWEENRRSVLFITHNIEEALLLSTRIYVFSGRPGSVLHTVEVPFPRPRREEIADSPEFLRMRRQLSQWMREEQAKSQS
- a CDS encoding ABC transporter permease gives rise to the protein MRSTWKLVWPPLVAVLFFVGIWQLSVMVFDIPAYQLPSPADIARESKNNASGIWEHTAATLRLTLIGFPVGTGIGLLTALLLHLLPWVKRAIYPLLILSQNVPSIALAPLLIIWFGFGLLPKIILITLVCFFPVAVAAMGGLAQSDRVMMNYMKMAGAGKWQIFTRLELPGSLPSLFSGLKISATYAVMGAVVAEWIGADKGIGYYMLLQKSSYRADRMFVAIAIIVLLSLVLFALIALLERWLVRWKPRKDA
- a CDS encoding MTH1187 family thiamine-binding protein — translated: MANTLLSIQVIPKTPNNEDSIPYVDKAIEVIQKSGVKHQVNPLETTMEGELSDLLDIVRDMHEALIASGSPSVISQIKIAHNPGGISMDKLTEKYRP
- a CDS encoding ABC transporter substrate-binding protein — protein: MGVKKTVTLLLSSMLLLTVAGCGGGNNSGNAGASAPAAGNSTAAPDATAAAPTDAPKALTPVKIALDWTPNTNHTGLYAAKELGYYAEEGLDVQIVQPGAAGSDTMVTSGEAQFGISAQEALTLARLQDVPLVSIAAIIQHNTSGFAAPKDRNIKTPKDFEGKTYGGWGSPAEQAAMKAIMDPEGGDVSKVKLVNIGEADFFTAVKRDIDFAWIFYAWTGVEAELRGEPLDMLYLKDYAPQLDYYTPVLTTSEKEIAQRPEVVKAFLKATSKGYQYAIDNPEEAATVLSDAVPDLDPKLVLASQKWLSPKYKDDAPRWGEQKLEIWKNYADWMYGLKLLDKPLDAESTFTNEFLPES